A window of the Cucurbita pepo subsp. pepo cultivar mu-cu-16 chromosome LG01, ASM280686v2, whole genome shotgun sequence genome harbors these coding sequences:
- the LOC111807037 gene encoding uncharacterized protein LOC111807037, whose product MASSNHLSEEEEEEIDSEDEFYQDGYHIITKKEEREYFRAVEASEGFDVPDFDKVFSYSLIAPIDMHENSWMLEEARISADKAIKHYNKENGTNFEVVEIVKANHSGCCGSMYYITM is encoded by the exons ATGGCTTCTTCAAACCACCTCtcggaggaagaggaggaagagataGATTCGGAGGATGAATTTTATCAAGACGGTTACCATATTATCActaagaaagaagagagggagTATTTTCGTGCAGTTGAAGCATCGGag GGTTTTGATGTACCAGATTTTGATAAAGTCTTTTCATATAGTCTCATCGCTCCAATAGATATGCATGAGAACTCGTGGATGCTCGAAGAGGCTCGAATATCAGCAGATAAAGCTATCAAACAttacaacaaagaaaat GGAACTAATTTTGAAGTTGTAGAGATTGTGAAGGCGAATCATTCTGGATGTTGTGGCTCGATGTATTACATCACAATGTGA